The following coding sequences are from one Thermoplasmatales archaeon window:
- a CDS encoding choice-of-anchor J domain-containing protein has translation MKGKKAGISVCVVLALVMSSMALPANAIEPLTEGSTITKGEPIRTPIRMKFDFIQPRLENVFLAGEEYTNLAMDLPTVGNAGEPAIPVKPVNVLLPYGAEVKEIKVIAGEPILIGKAKIVPKQRPVPIGSDEEPEIEEKEEIYKSSEIYPGYLYKEVSTQYLRGFPIVTINLYPVQWNPSTYELYLYPNMELVVELKEGELNELFRGTEEDRELVTRVVDNPREVLTYPLNPGHSCEYVIITNEALKNAPGTYNFTTLMNSKIAKGMNATIVTVEYIYSNFGGRDNPEKIRNFIKWAYQEWHTQYVLLGGDISVVPYRGLWVQAYSGGDIDPDMESDLYYACLDGDYNSDGDSYWGEPNDGPGGKDVDLRAEVYVGRAPVENAEELSNFVKKTLEYDASQDPYLNKALLCSEYLGFGGIADYGSSYKEEMRNGSNANGYYTVGIPGNEYNISALHDAPGYDWSVAELSTIINSGVHMINHLGHANYNVVMKMYESDIYALTNTKYFFAYSQGCIAGHFKVEDCVAEHLVKSQHGAFAVIMNANYGWGVRYSTDGPSQAYDREFWDAVFGENLRELGRANQDSKEDNLYRLQEDCMRWCYYELNLLGDPEIAFKPGTTHNDDVRTKSINEPKAGQILGTGTYTVNATIENTGLNDQSNFDVNLSIYKLTKNIHFFDDMESGSGNWTAVDGNGDGHTWTISTARYKSPTYSFKCTDEATYRANANDSLISKPIDLSGVDHAILEFWFWVDGQFYYGYKDYGTLYLSDDNGTTWKEVKTYMLYTEFGQVWHVPIEKYVNLTNQVRIKFTFVSDASTQKEGMYVDDVIVYSWNAELVHYDEKTISLASGEQTGVDFAPWSVSTEGLYAINVTTKLSGDEYSKNDWQNITVEVNDIVDVGIEAINYPTGRVNTGLHAVNATVKNFGNTDQTNVNVNCSIYQIIPLGTLLNETFEGLTPPNFRTGWLVENTNGDTKYWETYNSSTYAHSGYIMARYSYHTTNPANDWLFTPGLSLQAGVEYELSFWYRAYSSSYPEKMDVWIGTSQSSGGMTTKLWDNPNIINTVYAQATVVFNVPTDGTYYIGFHCYSAANMYYLYVDDILLTARTYNLVFGEDKQVDLNAGEFKYVEFTPYNFETEDFYIINVSTSLAGDEDTTNDYKQITLEVNDIYDAGIKLINYPTGIITTTKSHKVNATAKNYGTVPLSNVPVNCSIYLVGTPLLNEGFESTTFPPTGWTATSYWYRTTSYKHSGGAAAYTSYTSGHKNLTSPSISLGSENYYLEFWLMKYYAPSTGQYFNVYVGPSTLGPWTLLIGIDYNMLNSMTNYSWYRFSADLSGYAGSNVVIRFNHYTSTSSGSYICLDDVVINSKTLLFGEDETVDLNAGEEKYVEFSPWTPTEGLYLINVTTKWTTPPDEDPTNDYKEITVEVNDIYDTGATAINYPTGIKPTGSYAVNASVKNFGNVDLTDVPVNCSIYQIGSSILTEGFETWPPTGWQIRIVSGTTNWTQSSSYKHSGSYSAYTASTSGERYMASPVISLGGGDYAVDFWLLKVYSNYAGEFFNVSVGPTQDGPWTTLLSMDYNMLNTLTTYVWYKFTVDLSAYAGQSISIRFNYLATGGASIYLDDIYVYSLNLVFGENTAVDLNAGEEKYVEFSSYNFATEGNYLIVVKTNLPGDENTGNDAKSTLLNIWNIDDVGATAINYPTGTIPLPPSLEVNATIKNFGNVPQSDDIPVNCTIYKMIPGTLLLFTDFSTDSPPGWTIVDGGTPGTYPGTDIPATWTHLNPGNRAPRGGCIAPFMIVDSDKFGSGTKYMDEQLITPAFSCVDQTGVILEFDTYYYHYTGSWGRVDIQVGSSAAPWVTIANYTTTVEGHMVYDISSYAAGQSYVRIRWYYNDSGAWAWYWMVDNVKITGAPTYKYVFGDDELVASTTPLPPGEEEFVEFDTWNITSGAGNYLINVTTLLTGDEFPSNDWTTTIVFLQGVYDAQVKSINSPLPGTYTTGTPFKVNATVKNVGAANLTDVKVNCTIRNSSDEIVFTDELIIPSLLTDEEKYVEFDEWIATTEDTYRINVTTIVFGDANPDDDYREVTIIVNDIYDVGTVSINYPTGTQFTGTYAVNATVANFGNVPVGAFNVNCTIRNSLDEIVFTNEKTVSGLAVGQQTYVVFDPWAVSIEDTYKINVTTLLVGDEDNTNDYKEITLIINDIDDVGVTSINYPPPIAPTGLHAVNATVTNFGNVNKTDVPVNCSIYQISSSIFTEGFEVSWPPTGWQVVVVSGTATWSRSTTYKHSGTYSAYSIYTSGERYMATSMISLGSGNNALEFWLLRSYTAYSGEFFNVSVGPTQDGPWTTLLSIDYNMLNAMTSGTWYKFTVDLSAYAEQSISIRFNHKAGGGASIYLDDIYVYSTDLLYGEDKTVNVNAYSSTYVTFSPYNFATEGNYLIVVKTAMPGDENTGNDAKSMIVEINNVYDAGAISINYPTGIKCTGSYAVNATIKNFGNVPLSNVPVHLSIVQTNILLSEDFEGLTPPNFRTGWLVENTNGDTKYWETYNSSTYAHSGYIMARYSYHTTNPANDWLFTPGLSLQAGVEYELSFWYRAYSSSYPEKMDVWIGTSQSSGGMTTKLWDNPNIINTVYAQATVVFNVPTDGTYYIGFHCYSAANMYYLYVDDILLTARTLLFEDDKTVPSIPAGGTAYVTFSPYDFATEGFYTMIVETRLPGDENNANNATQAMVQILDVRDVGVKSIDYPVNIVTLLNEKFEGTFPPAGWTVKENADPGGRWKRNDEWGRPNYAGGDGYCADADSDKFGSGKTMDTELWSPPINLAGYTSATLIYVASYNDLTTSPPNDYADVDISTNGGLTWTNLLHWDEDHSPYGPGELVTIDLTPYIGQTVIIRWHYFGNYDWWFEIDNVTIIAETMFEPGSYPIKATVKNYGTTTETFDVRCRIYAHGISTIFFDDVESGEDGWTHFDIYGDPTYDLWHISTRRYASPGHSWYCGNEITGQYINYMEDWLVSPEIDATGATKLMLKWKHWYNIENNYDFGYVCASRDNYTFSILKTYTGSSGGWKEDEVDITPYINTTTGKINVAFIFVSDDIVTYEGWYVDDVEIVKIINKGIIYDETLTVYNLPGGKETQVTFPPFTAEENMIYTINVTTLLDGDTNPANDYKEATMRTINEPPVTTCSCLGPLGCNNWYIGPVTIYLYATDPQGVAYTRYRINGGEWQTYTGPVTVSTEGLYTVEYYSVDVLGSTESIKSCSFGIAYSMPITTCIIDGTMGENGWYVSNVQIKLVGVAYICGVKETYYRIDGGAWQNYVGPFTFTSEGTHTIEYYSISNSCIVETPAKITTFKIDKTSPTVKVIYPNGGEVLGGIITIRWTASDNIGIAGIDLLYSNDAGLTWNLIASNIPNTGSYNWNTAGLPYGSNYMIKIIAKDIAGNKASDTSDGTFTITAPTPPTVTIVKPRNALYVMDREIIPLPMPVIIGGITIEATASSTTGIAKVEFYIDGVLKFTDTSAPYSWTWDERAIGMHEIKAIAYDSSGQTAEDRISVFIINF, from the coding sequence ATGAAAGGAAAAAAAGCAGGAATAAGCGTATGTGTTGTGTTGGCGTTAGTAATGAGCTCTATGGCATTGCCAGCTAACGCAATTGAGCCATTAACAGAAGGCTCAACAATAACAAAAGGTGAGCCAATAAGGACACCAATAAGAATGAAATTTGATTTTATACAGCCAAGGCTTGAAAATGTGTTTCTTGCGGGAGAAGAATATACCAATCTTGCTATGGACTTACCAACTGTAGGAAATGCCGGCGAACCCGCAATTCCTGTTAAGCCAGTGAATGTATTGCTACCCTATGGAGCAGAAGTAAAGGAAATAAAAGTTATTGCGGGAGAACCCATTTTAATAGGAAAGGCAAAGATTGTTCCAAAGCAAAGGCCTGTTCCAATTGGAAGCGATGAGGAGCCAGAAATAGAAGAAAAAGAAGAGATATACAAATCAAGCGAGATATATCCTGGCTATCTATACAAGGAAGTATCAACTCAATATTTAAGAGGCTTTCCAATAGTAACAATAAATTTATATCCTGTACAATGGAATCCATCAACATATGAACTGTATTTATATCCAAACATGGAACTTGTTGTTGAATTGAAAGAAGGAGAATTAAATGAACTATTCAGAGGAACAGAAGAAGATAGAGAATTAGTTACAAGAGTAGTTGATAATCCAAGAGAGGTTTTAACATATCCACTTAATCCAGGCCATTCATGCGAGTATGTTATTATAACAAATGAAGCATTAAAAAATGCTCCTGGCACATATAACTTTACTACCTTGATGAATTCAAAGATTGCAAAGGGAATGAATGCAACAATTGTAACAGTTGAATATATTTATTCAAACTTTGGTGGCAGGGATAATCCAGAAAAGATAAGAAATTTCATAAAATGGGCATATCAGGAATGGCATACTCAATATGTGTTGCTTGGAGGGGATATAAGTGTTGTTCCATATAGAGGGCTATGGGTTCAAGCATATTCGGGAGGAGATATTGACCCCGATATGGAATCAGATTTATACTATGCCTGCCTTGATGGAGACTATAACAGCGATGGAGATAGCTACTGGGGAGAGCCAAATGATGGGCCAGGAGGAAAAGATGTTGATTTAAGAGCGGAGGTATATGTTGGAAGGGCACCAGTTGAAAATGCGGAAGAGCTCTCAAACTTTGTAAAGAAGACACTTGAATATGATGCTTCGCAAGATCCATATCTAAACAAGGCGTTGCTTTGCTCAGAATATCTTGGATTTGGAGGAATTGCGGATTATGGCTCAAGCTATAAAGAAGAGATGAGAAATGGCTCAAATGCAAATGGCTATTATACAGTTGGTATTCCAGGAAATGAATATAATATAAGTGCATTGCATGATGCGCCTGGCTATGATTGGAGTGTAGCTGAGTTATCTACCATTATTAACTCGGGTGTTCATATGATAAATCATTTGGGGCATGCCAACTACAATGTAGTAATGAAGATGTATGAAAGTGATATTTATGCATTAACAAATACGAAATATTTCTTTGCATATTCACAAGGATGTATAGCGGGACATTTCAAAGTTGAGGATTGTGTAGCGGAGCACCTTGTTAAATCCCAGCACGGAGCATTTGCAGTGATAATGAATGCAAACTATGGATGGGGAGTTCGCTATTCCACAGATGGACCAAGCCAGGCATATGACAGAGAATTCTGGGATGCGGTATTTGGAGAAAATTTAAGGGAGTTGGGAAGAGCAAATCAGGATTCAAAAGAAGATAATTTATATCGCTTGCAAGAAGATTGTATGAGATGGTGCTATTATGAATTGAACTTGCTTGGCGACCCAGAAATTGCATTCAAGCCAGGAACAACACACAACGATGATGTAAGAACAAAGAGCATAAATGAACCAAAAGCAGGGCAAATTCTTGGAACAGGAACTTATACTGTAAATGCAACAATTGAAAACACTGGATTAAATGATCAAAGCAACTTTGATGTAAATCTTTCAATATACAAGCTAACAAAGAATATTCATTTCTTCGATGATATGGAAAGCGGTTCCGGTAATTGGACAGCAGTTGATGGAAATGGCGATGGCCATACATGGACAATTTCAACTGCACGCTATAAGAGCCCAACATACTCCTTTAAGTGCACAGATGAAGCAACTTATAGAGCAAATGCAAATGATAGCTTGATTTCGAAACCAATTGATTTAAGTGGAGTAGATCATGCAATTCTTGAATTCTGGTTCTGGGTAGATGGGCAATTCTATTATGGATATAAAGACTATGGAACATTATATTTGAGCGATGACAATGGAACAACATGGAAGGAAGTTAAAACATACATGCTGTATACTGAGTTTGGACAGGTATGGCATGTTCCAATAGAAAAATATGTTAATTTAACAAATCAAGTAAGGATTAAATTCACATTTGTATCAGATGCCTCAACACAAAAAGAAGGAATGTATGTTGATGATGTAATTGTTTATTCATGGAATGCGGAATTGGTTCATTATGATGAGAAAACAATAAGCTTAGCATCAGGAGAGCAAACAGGCGTTGATTTTGCTCCATGGAGTGTAAGCACTGAAGGATTATATGCAATAAATGTTACAACAAAACTTTCTGGAGATGAATATTCAAAGAATGACTGGCAGAATATAACAGTAGAAGTAAATGATATTGTTGATGTTGGAATTGAAGCAATAAATTATCCAACAGGAAGAGTAAATACTGGCTTGCATGCGGTAAATGCAACTGTAAAGAACTTTGGAAATACAGATCAAACAAATGTTAATGTAAATTGCTCAATATATCAAATAATTCCATTGGGAACATTATTAAATGAAACTTTTGAAGGATTAACACCACCAAACTTTAGAACAGGATGGCTTGTTGAAAATACAAATGGAGATACTAAATATTGGGAGACATACAATTCATCAACTTATGCCCACAGTGGGTATATAATGGCAAGATATAGTTATCACACTACTAATCCAGCAAACGATTGGCTATTCACTCCTGGATTAAGCTTGCAAGCGGGAGTTGAATACGAGCTTTCATTCTGGTATAGAGCGTATTCAAGCTCTTATCCTGAAAAGATGGATGTGTGGATTGGAACAAGCCAATCATCAGGAGGAATGACAACTAAATTATGGGATAATCCTAACATAATAAATACTGTATATGCACAGGCAACTGTTGTATTTAATGTTCCAACTGATGGAACATATTATATTGGTTTCCACTGCTACAGTGCAGCAAATATGTATTACCTATATGTTGATGATATATTGCTCACCGCTCGCACTTATAACTTAGTATTTGGTGAAGATAAGCAAGTTGATTTAAATGCGGGAGAATTCAAATATGTTGAATTTACCCCATATAACTTTGAAACAGAGGACTTCTATATAATAAATGTTTCAACAAGCTTGGCGGGAGATGAAGATACAACAAATGATTATAAGCAAATTACTCTCGAAGTGAATGATATATATGATGCGGGAATTAAATTAATAAACTATCCAACAGGAATAATAACAACAACAAAATCACATAAAGTAAATGCAACCGCAAAGAACTATGGAACAGTTCCTCTTAGCAATGTTCCAGTGAATTGCTCAATATATCTGGTTGGCACACCTCTTTTAAATGAAGGATTTGAATCCACAACATTCCCACCAACAGGATGGACCGCTACTTCCTATTGGTATAGAACCACATCTTACAAGCATAGCGGAGGAGCTGCAGCGTATACATCTTATACATCTGGTCATAAGAATTTAACATCACCATCAATATCTCTTGGAAGCGAAAACTATTACCTTGAATTCTGGCTTATGAAATATTATGCTCCATCGACGGGTCAGTATTTCAATGTTTATGTTGGACCAAGCACATTAGGACCATGGACATTATTAATAGGAATTGATTATAATATGCTCAATTCAATGACCAACTATTCGTGGTATAGATTTTCAGCGGATTTATCCGGATATGCTGGTTCAAACGTTGTAATAAGATTTAATCATTATACAAGCACATCATCAGGAAGCTACATATGTCTTGATGATGTTGTTATAAATTCCAAAACATTGCTATTTGGAGAAGATGAAACAGTTGACTTAAATGCAGGAGAGGAGAAATATGTTGAATTCAGCCCATGGACACCCACTGAAGGTTTATATTTAATAAATGTAACAACAAAATGGACAACACCACCCGATGAAGATCCAACAAATGATTATAAAGAAATAACAGTTGAAGTAAATGATATATATGATACAGGAGCAACAGCAATTAATTATCCAACAGGAATTAAACCAACTGGCTCATATGCGGTTAATGCAAGTGTAAAGAACTTTGGAAATGTTGATTTAACAGATGTTCCAGTGAATTGCTCAATATATCAAATTGGCTCTTCAATACTCACTGAAGGATTTGAAACATGGCCACCAACAGGATGGCAAATAAGGATTGTAAGTGGAACCACAAATTGGACACAAAGCTCATCATATAAGCACAGTGGATCATATTCTGCATATACAGCCTCCACTAGTGGAGAAAGATATATGGCATCTCCAGTAATATCGTTGGGTGGAGGAGATTATGCAGTTGATTTCTGGTTGCTAAAAGTTTACTCCAATTATGCGGGTGAATTCTTCAATGTAAGCGTTGGACCAACTCAAGATGGGCCATGGACAACATTGTTAAGCATGGATTATAACATGCTTAATACATTGACAACTTATGTATGGTATAAATTCACGGTTGATTTATCAGCGTATGCGGGACAAAGCATTTCAATAAGATTTAATTATTTAGCAACAGGAGGAGCATCAATATACCTTGATGATATATATGTATATTCATTGAATTTGGTATTTGGAGAAAATACAGCAGTTGACTTAAATGCGGGAGAGGAGAAATATGTTGAATTCAGCTCATATAACTTTGCAACAGAAGGAAACTACTTAATAGTTGTAAAAACAAATCTTCCGGGAGATGAAAATACTGGAAATGATGCAAAATCAACATTGTTGAATATATGGAACATTGATGATGTTGGAGCAACAGCAATTAATTATCCAACCGGAACAATTCCATTGCCACCTTCGCTTGAGGTAAATGCAACAATAAAGAACTTTGGAAATGTTCCGCAATCAGATGATATTCCAGTAAATTGCACAATATATAAGATGATTCCAGGAACATTGTTGCTATTCACAGATTTTTCAACTGACTCGCCACCTGGCTGGACAATTGTTGATGGTGGAACACCTGGAACATATCCAGGAACAGATATTCCCGCAACGTGGACACACTTAAATCCAGGAAATAGAGCTCCAAGAGGTGGATGTATTGCGCCATTCATGATTGTTGATAGTGATAAATTTGGTTCAGGAACAAAATACATGGATGAGCAATTGATAACTCCAGCATTCAGCTGCGTTGACCAAACAGGAGTTATACTTGAATTTGATACCTATTATTACCATTATACTGGCTCTTGGGGTAGAGTTGATATACAAGTTGGCTCATCAGCTGCTCCATGGGTAACCATAGCAAATTATACCACAACAGTTGAAGGACACATGGTATACGATATATCCTCATATGCAGCTGGTCAGTCATATGTAAGAATAAGGTGGTATTACAATGATAGCGGAGCATGGGCATGGTACTGGATGGTAGATAATGTAAAGATTACGGGAGCTCCAACATATAAATATGTATTTGGAGATGATGAACTTGTGGCATCTACTACACCATTACCACCAGGTGAAGAGGAATTTGTTGAATTTGATACATGGAATATTACAAGTGGCGCTGGTAATTATTTAATAAATGTAACAACATTGCTAACTGGAGATGAATTCCCGAGCAATGACTGGACAACAACAATTGTATTCTTACAAGGCGTATATGATGCACAGGTTAAATCAATTAATAGCCCATTGCCAGGAACATATACAACAGGCACACCATTTAAAGTAAATGCAACAGTAAAGAATGTTGGAGCAGCAAATCTGACGGATGTTAAAGTAAATTGCACAATAAGAAATTCATCGGATGAAATTGTATTTACAGACGAGCTAATAATTCCAAGTTTATTAACTGATGAGGAAAAATATGTTGAGTTTGATGAGTGGATAGCAACAACTGAAGACACATACAGGATAAATGTAACAACAATTGTATTTGGAGATGCAAATCCAGATGATGACTATAGAGAAGTAACAATCATAGTAAATGATATTTATGATGTGGGTACTGTTTCAATTAACTATCCAACTGGAACACAGTTCACTGGAACATATGCGGTAAATGCAACTGTTGCAAACTTTGGAAACGTGCCAGTGGGAGCATTTAATGTAAATTGCACAATAAGAAATTCATTGGATGAGATTGTATTTACAAATGAAAAAACAGTTAGTGGCTTAGCTGTTGGACAGCAAACATATGTAGTATTTGACCCATGGGCAGTGAGCATTGAAGATACATATAAGATAAATGTAACAACATTGCTTGTAGGGGATGAAGATAACACAAATGATTATAAAGAAATAACCTTGATAATAAATGATATAGATGATGTTGGAGTAACATCAATTAATTATCCACCTCCAATTGCACCAACTGGCTTGCATGCAGTAAATGCAACTGTAACAAACTTTGGAAATGTTAATAAGACAGATGTTCCAGTGAATTGCTCGATATACCAAATCAGCTCTTCAATATTCACTGAAGGATTTGAAGTATCATGGCCACCAACAGGATGGCAAGTAGTAGTAGTAAGTGGAACTGCAACTTGGTCAAGAAGCACAACATATAAGCATAGTGGAACATATTCAGCTTATTCAATCTATACTTCTGGAGAGAGATATATGGCAACTTCAATGATTTCTCTTGGAAGTGGGAATAATGCTCTTGAGTTCTGGTTATTGAGATCTTATACTGCATATTCTGGTGAATTCTTCAATGTAAGCGTTGGACCAACTCAAGATGGACCATGGACAACACTGTTAAGCATTGATTATAACATGTTAAACGCAATGACTTCAGGAACATGGTATAAGTTTACTGTTGATTTATCTGCATATGCGGAACAAAGCATTTCAATAAGATTTAATCATAAGGCGGGAGGAGGAGCATCAATATACCTTGATGATATATATGTATATTCAACGGATTTGCTATATGGTGAAGATAAAACAGTTAATGTAAATGCATATAGCTCAACATATGTAACATTTAGCCCATATAACTTTGCAACAGAAGGAAACTACTTAATAGTTGTTAAAACAGCGATGCCTGGAGATGAAAATACTGGAAATGATGCAAAATCAATGATTGTAGAGATAAACAACGTATATGATGCGGGAGCAATATCAATCAATTATCCAACTGGAATTAAATGCACTGGAAGCTATGCGGTAAATGCAACAATAAAGAACTTTGGAAATGTTCCTCTTAGCAATGTACCAGTTCATCTATCAATAGTACAAACAAATATATTATTGAGCGAGGACTTTGAAGGATTAACACCACCAAACTTTAGAACAGGATGGCTTGTTGAAAATACAAATGGAGATACTAAATATTGGGAGACATACAATTCATCAACTTATGCCCACAGTGGATATATAATGGCAAGATATAGTTATCACACTACTAATCCAGCAAACGATTGGCTATTCACTCCTGGATTAAGCTTGCAAGCGGGAGTTGAATACGAGCTTTCATTCTGGTATAGAGCGTATTCAAGCTCTTATCCTGAAAAGATGGATGTGTGGATTGGAACAAGCCAATCATCAGGAGGAATGACAACTAAATTATGGGATAATCCTAACATAATAAATACTGTATATGCACAGGCAACTGTTGTATTTAATGTTCCAACTGATGGAACATATTATATTGGTTTCCACTGCTACAGTGCAGCAAATATGTATTACCTATATGTTGATGATATATTGCTCACTGCTCGCACCTTACTATTTGAAGACGATAAAACAGTTCCAAGTATACCTGCTGGAGGAACTGCATATGTAACATTTAGCCCATATGACTTTGCAACAGAAGGATTCTATACAATGATTGTAGAGACACGCTTGCCAGGAGATGAAAACAATGCAAACAATGCAACACAGGCAATGGTTCAAATACTCGATGTAAGAGATGTTGGAGTCAAATCAATAGATTATCCAGTAAATATTGTAACTCTGCTGAATGAAAAGTTCGAGGGAACATTCCCGCCCGCTGGCTGGACAGTTAAGGAAAATGCAGATCCTGGTGGAAGATGGAAGAGAAATGATGAATGGGGCAGACCAAACTATGCGGGAGGAGATGGTTATTGCGCTGATGCGGATAGTGATAAATTTGGCTCAGGAAAGACAATGGACACAGAGCTATGGTCTCCACCAATTAACTTAGCGGGCTATACTTCAGCAACATTAATATATGTTGCTTCATATAATGATTTGACTACGTCCCCACCAAATGACTATGCAGATGTAGATATAAGCACAAACGGTGGATTAACATGGACTAACTTGTTGCACTGGGATGAAGACCACTCGCCCTATGGACCAGGAGAACTCGTAACAATTGATTTAACACCATACATCGGCCAGACTGTAATAATAAGATGGCATTACTTTGGAAATTATGACTGGTGGTTTGAAATAGATAATGTAACAATTATAGCAGAAACTATGTTTGAACCAGGTAGCTATCCAATTAAGGCAACAGTAAAGAACTATGGAACAACAACAGAAACATTTGATGTAAGATGCAGAATATACGCGCACGGAATATCTACAATATTCTTTGATGATGTTGAGAGTGGAGAAGATGGATGGACTCATTTCGATATCTATGGAGACCCAACCTATGATTTGTGGCATATAAGCACAAGAAGGTATGCAAGCCCAGGCCATTCATGGTATTGTGGAAATGAAATAACTGGACAATACATAAATTATATGGAAGATTGGCTAGTATCACCAGAAATAGATGCAACAGGAGCAACTAAGTTAATGTTGAAGTGGAAACATTGGTACAATATTGAGAATAATTATGACTTTGGATATGTATGTGCAAGCAGAGATAACTACACATTCTCTATACTTAAGACATACACTGGCTCATCTGGTGGATGGAAAGAAGATGAAGTTGATATAACACCTTACATAAACACAACAACTGGAAAGATAAATGTTGCATTCATATTTGTAAGTGATGATATTGTTACTTATGAAGGATGGTATGTAGATGATGTTGAAATAGTGAAGATTATAAATAAAGGAATTATATACGATGAAACACTAACAGTTTATAACTTACCAGGAGGAAAAGAAACACAGGTAACATTCCCACCATTTACCGCTGAAGAAAACATGATTTACACAATAAATGTAACAACATTGCTGGATGGAGATACAAATCCAGCAAATGATTATAAAGAAGCAACAATGAGGACAATTAATGAGCCACCAGTAACAACTTGCTCATGCCTTGGACCACTTGGATGCAATAACTGGTATATTGGACCAGTTACAATTTATCTGTATGCAACAGACCCACAAGGAGTTGCATATACAAGATATAGAATAAATGGAGGAGAATGGCAAACTTATACTGGGCCAGTGACTGTTTCAACAGAAGGGCTTTACACAGTTGAATACTACTCAGTTGATGTCTTAGGATCAACAGAATCAATTAAATCCTGCAGCTTCGGAATTGCATATTCAATGCCAATAACAACTTGCATAATAGATGGAACAATGGGTGAAAATGGTTGGTATGTAAGCAATGTGCAGATTAAACTGGTAGGCGTTGCTTACATATGCGGAGTTAAAGAAACATATTATCGCATTGATGGAGGAGCATGGCAGAATTATGTTGGACCATTTACATTTACATCAGAGGGAACACATACAATAGAATATTATTCAATAAGCAACTCATGCATTGTTGAAACACCAGCAAAGATAACCACCTTTAAGATAGATAAAACATCGCCAACAGTTAAAGTAATATATCCAAATGGTGGCGAGGTATTAGGAGGAATAATAACAATAAGATGGACAGCAAGCGATAATATAGGAATTGCAGGAATTGATTTGCTATATAGCAATGATGCGGGCTTAACCTGGAATTTAATAGCAAGCAATATTCCAAATACTGGTTCATACAATTGGAATACCGCAGGCTTACCATATGGAAGCAACTACATGATTAAAATAATTGCAAAAGATATTGCTGGAAATAAGGCAAGTGATACAAGTGATGGAACATTCACAATAACAGCACCAACCCCACCAACAGTAACCATAGTTAAACCAAGAAATGCATTGTATGTGATGGATAGAGAAATAATTCCATTGCCAATGCCAGTAATAATAGGAGGAATAACAATTGAAGCAACTGCAAGCTCAACAACAGGCATAGCAAAAGTAGAATTCTATATTGATGGAGTGCTTAAATTCACAGATACAAGTGCACCATATTCATGGACATGGGATGAAAGAGCAATAGGAATGCATGAGATAAAAGCGATTGCATATGATAGCAGTGGCCAGACAGCAGAAGACAGAATAAGCGTATTCATAATAAACTTCTAA
- the queF gene encoding NADPH-dependent 7-cyano-7-deazaguanine reductase QueF: protein MKYGEKEIKKAKIELWENPYPEKNYFVEITFSEFTSLCPRSGYPDFATIKIRYIPDKYIVELKSLKLYLNSYRYKYVTHEEATNKIYKDLSDALKPKFIEVIGDFNLRGGIKTVVRVASDTS, encoded by the coding sequence ATGAAATATGGGGAAAAAGAAATAAAAAAGGCAAAAATTGAATTATGGGAAAATCCTTATCCAGAGAAAAATTACTTTGTTGAAATAACCTTTTCTGAATTTACTTCTTTATGCCCTCGATCTGGCTATCCTGATTTTGCAACAATAAAAATAAGATATATACCTGACAAGTATATAGTTGAGCTGAAATCTCTTAAACTTTATTTGAACTCATATCGCTATAAATATGTGACGCATGAAGAAGCAACAAATAAAATTTATAAGGATTTGAGCGATGCATTGAAGCCAAAATTTATTGAAGTTATTGGAGATTTCAATTTAAGAGGAGGAATAAAAACAGTTGTAAGAGTAGCATCTGACACAAGCTAA